A window from Kovacikia minuta CCNUW1 encodes these proteins:
- a CDS encoding hybrid sensor histidine kinase/response regulator, with product MVSSIFEVDVVQGLERLASVVASPQDFEVAGELRAQAEIFAGFAELLRLPEFGAIAETVQHALNAHPEQALEITKLALVDFEQSRQAIMAGNRTQGIGPSVVLVELANPAGITPPLPSSRPLMESVDKGETAIDAIEMAIPQLENIFGSPAFEIETIQLFSDSDVSVVSEFDSSHLRDRHEMESMDAPETLEAAVQSIEKIFGNLPPLQNGAASPVQAESPNPTPSQAGSLVPSENNLSRALQVSPSTDLYHAAEEQFTQELTYVRQIETPAAPSLTVRVDADRLERMNNLVGELAINRDGLSLQNEQLQGALRALLNRFTRFQDRVNQLRELSDQMLVAPERYGYATTGTAFEQNGIAGLQKSLTSRSLPTTYPSTFSLPAAAEFDPLEMDSYNALHSQLQEILEDMVPLEEIVDDISLFTKQSNQTLEQQRHMLSRLRDELIWARMLPLGEILSRFPRVLRDLSTAYHKPTDLKLTGTGVLVEKAILEKLYDPLLHLLRNAFDHGIEPPQIRRQRGKPEKGQIEIRAYHKGNQTVIEVNDDGQGLNLERIRNRALELGWLSVEQLAETSPAQLCELIFEPGFSTALQVNELSGRGVGLDVVRSQLRSIKGTVSVKFSPGKGTTFTLHLPLTLTIAKLIVCLAGSAALALPTDGVEEILTPLSGNIRQSGSQRFLLWREQIIPVYRLANLVDYHCPLPEVSSSKSFAAVSTPKSWALPMLVLRGEQQIFALEVDRLITEQELVIKPFSSTITPPSYTYGCSILGDGSLIPVIDGIALLNQKLHQSMAAIADESKPLPVIQGEISPDRPIPPAIKAAQTPTILVVDDSATLRRTLVLSLKRAGFRVLQAQDGREAINQLQQNTSVQLIICDIEMPNMNGFEFLTYRRQDSQLSKIPVVMLTSRSNEKHRWLATQLNAAAYFTKPYLEQEFLAKLKKIIQIGHS from the coding sequence ATGGTTTCCTCTATTTTTGAAGTAGATGTCGTCCAGGGGTTAGAGCGTCTAGCAAGTGTGGTTGCAAGCCCTCAGGACTTTGAAGTAGCAGGAGAATTGCGGGCACAGGCAGAAATCTTTGCAGGGTTTGCCGAGTTGCTCCGTCTGCCCGAATTTGGTGCCATCGCTGAAACCGTTCAACACGCACTCAATGCCCACCCAGAACAGGCTCTAGAAATTACAAAATTGGCACTTGTCGATTTTGAACAGAGCAGACAGGCAATCATGGCAGGCAATCGGACTCAGGGGATCGGTCCTTCTGTGGTCTTAGTCGAGTTGGCAAATCCCGCTGGCATAACCCCCCCCTTGCCGAGCAGCAGACCGTTAATGGAATCCGTAGACAAGGGAGAAACAGCGATCGACGCGATCGAAATGGCGATTCCCCAATTGGAAAATATTTTTGGCAGTCCTGCGTTTGAGATCGAAACGATTCAGCTTTTTTCAGATTCAGACGTTTCTGTGGTGTCTGAATTTGACTCCTCCCATCTCAGGGATCGGCACGAAATGGAATCGATGGATGCCCCAGAAACCCTAGAGGCAGCCGTTCAGTCGATCGAGAAAATTTTTGGTAACTTGCCTCCGCTTCAAAACGGGGCTGCATCACCCGTTCAAGCAGAATCTCCAAATCCAACTCCGTCTCAGGCTGGCAGTCTGGTTCCCTCAGAAAACAACTTAAGCCGTGCCCTGCAAGTCAGCCCATCCACAGACCTGTACCATGCCGCAGAAGAACAATTTACCCAGGAACTAACCTACGTCCGCCAAATTGAAACACCTGCCGCTCCAAGCCTAACGGTTCGAGTTGATGCAGACCGATTAGAACGGATGAATAATCTGGTAGGTGAACTGGCAATCAACCGGGATGGTCTTTCGCTTCAAAATGAACAGCTTCAAGGAGCACTGCGGGCGTTACTGAATCGATTTACACGTTTTCAAGATCGGGTCAACCAGTTACGAGAACTCTCCGATCAGATGCTTGTTGCTCCAGAGCGCTACGGCTACGCCACCACAGGCACCGCTTTCGAACAAAACGGGATCGCAGGGCTTCAGAAATCCCTGACTAGCCGCTCTCTCCCAACTACCTATCCTTCCACCTTTTCTCTTCCTGCTGCGGCTGAGTTCGATCCCCTGGAAATGGATAGCTACAATGCGTTGCACTCCCAGCTTCAGGAAATCCTTGAAGATATGGTGCCCCTGGAAGAAATCGTTGATGACATTTCGCTGTTTACAAAACAATCCAATCAAACGCTGGAACAACAGCGACACATGTTATCTCGTCTGCGGGATGAGTTGATCTGGGCACGCATGTTACCACTGGGCGAAATTTTAAGTCGGTTTCCACGGGTTTTGCGGGATCTCTCTACGGCATACCACAAACCTACGGATTTAAAGCTGACAGGAACAGGAGTGCTGGTAGAAAAAGCGATTCTAGAAAAACTCTACGATCCATTGCTGCACCTGCTGCGGAATGCCTTTGACCACGGGATTGAACCGCCCCAGATTCGACGCCAGCGCGGGAAACCAGAAAAAGGGCAGATTGAAATTCGGGCATACCACAAGGGAAATCAGACGGTTATTGAAGTGAATGATGATGGTCAAGGGTTAAACCTGGAGCGGATTCGCAATCGAGCGCTTGAATTAGGCTGGTTATCCGTTGAACAACTCGCTGAAACTTCTCCCGCCCAACTCTGTGAGCTAATTTTTGAACCCGGATTTTCAACGGCACTCCAGGTAAATGAACTTTCTGGACGGGGAGTGGGGTTGGATGTGGTGCGATCGCAACTGCGCTCAATTAAGGGCACCGTAAGTGTTAAGTTTTCCCCTGGAAAGGGCACCACCTTTACGCTTCATCTGCCACTAACCCTGACCATTGCCAAATTAATTGTCTGCTTAGCTGGCTCTGCCGCTCTCGCCCTGCCCACAGATGGGGTTGAAGAAATCTTGACTCCCCTTTCTGGAAACATCCGCCAATCAGGCTCACAACGTTTCCTGTTATGGCGCGAACAAATCATTCCCGTTTACCGGTTGGCTAACCTGGTGGACTACCATTGCCCCTTACCAGAAGTCAGTTCCAGTAAATCATTTGCGGCAGTCTCCACGCCCAAATCCTGGGCATTACCCATGCTTGTTTTACGGGGAGAGCAACAAATTTTTGCCCTGGAGGTCGATCGCCTGATTACCGAACAAGAGCTTGTCATTAAACCTTTCAGTTCAACAATTACTCCCCCCAGTTATACCTACGGCTGCTCCATCCTGGGAGATGGCAGTTTGATTCCGGTGATTGATGGCATTGCCCTACTGAACCAGAAACTCCATCAAAGTATGGCAGCGATCGCAGATGAATCAAAACCACTCCCAGTCATTCAAGGTGAGATTTCACCCGATCGCCCAATTCCACCTGCAATCAAAGCCGCTCAAACTCCTACCATTTTGGTGGTGGATGATTCTGCCACACTCCGCAGAACGCTGGTTCTCTCCTTAAAGCGGGCAGGTTTTCGAGTTTTGCAGGCACAGGATGGACGCGAGGCAATTAATCAACTGCAACAAAACACATCGGTACAACTGATTATTTGCGACATCGAAATGCCCAACATGAATGGTTTTGAATTTCTCACCTACCGTCGCCAGGATTCCCAACTCTCAAAAATTCCTGTCGTCATGCTTACCTCCCGTAGCAACGAAAAGCACCGTTGGCTGGCAACCCAATTAAATGCAGCCGCTTATTTCACCAAGCCTTATCTGGAACAAGAGTTTCTAGCTAAGCTCAAAAAAATTATTCAAATCGGGCATTCGTGA